The genomic DNA TCTTCTACAAGTGACACAGTAAGTCAATATTTAGATCATTTACGTAAATTGCTACATGATTAGTAAAGAAGTGAACAAGACAACTGGAACATTTTTCAAAAATGTCGGCTGAAACCTCTTAGCACTACAACGATGAATGTGCATCTATTGGTTTTCAGATGTGTACATATTTGTATCATGTTTGATTTGGTGTATTTTCTTTCGTTGTTGGTGcagatttattgaatgaaatttattcttttttacaaaaaaaaaatccccatATAAAACCAATATAAAACTTCAATCCAACTTGAgcttaaaaaagaaaaacctgAGAGTCTACCATGAAGATGACGAAAGAATATAGAATTAAGCTTAAACTTGCTAATTCGTGTAGCCAACTCTGCTTAGTAGTAGTATTAGTTGTCCTTGCAAGTCTAACAATCCCAGCGGATTGTTTCCATCATGATGACCATTATCCGGAAGCCATTGCTGCTCTCTTCGTCTTTGGTGATTCACTTATTGATCCTGGGAATAACAACTACATCAACACAAGTACAGGTTTCCAGGCCAACTTTCCCCCATACGGAGAATCATTCTTCAAATATCCATCGGGAAGGTTTTGCGACGGCCGTGTAATTACGGATTTTATTGGTAAGTATGTAGGAGGTAGCCTGACTTCTTAAGTAAAATCAACAAGATATGCACTTAATTATGTCctttatacatacatacatttatatatatatacatgtgtgtgtgtgtgtgtacttCAATAACAAGCTTGCTTTCTTGTAATGACCATTTGCAGCTGAATACGCAAAGCTCCCTTTCATTCCACCTTATCTCCAAATTGGCTACCAATATCAGTTGGCTTATGGTGCAAACTTTGCATCTGCTGGCGCTGGTGCTCTAGTTGAAACCTATCCCGGATCGGTAAGTAAGAGAAATGACCACCAGTGATGTAATATTGCCATTTCCCAACATATATAGCTAATTGATTTCGAGTCATTTCTCAGGTTGTCGACCTTAAAACGCAGTTGTGGCATTTCAACGAGGCTGAAAAACTATTGATTTCGAATATCGGTAGAAGAGGAGCAGAACGAATCGTATCCAATTCTGTGTACTTGTTTAGCATAGGGGCAAATGATTACTTCAGCGATTCAAGAAAATCCAACATATTTAAGTCGTTTACCCCAGAGGATTATGTAGCAATGGTGGTTGGCAACATTACAGCTGCTCTCGAggtaaatttttaatttttactacTAGACAATAGTCAATTAGCCATTATAGAGCAAGGCGAAGTGATTGTTAGCATGCATAACAGGAAATATACAAGAAAGGTGGGAGAAAATTTGGAGTTGTAAATATGCCGCCTCTAGGCTGTGCACCAGTCTATAGAGCTGCCGATTTGGCTGCTGGAGGGACTGGAGAGTGCAATGGACAGATGACAGCTTTGGCCAAGTTACACAATGTCTTACTTTCCAAAGGACTCGAGCACCTGCAGAAGCAGCTCAAAAGCTTTAGATATTCATATTTTGACTTTTTCGCTGTTTTTGTCGATTTATTTGACAATCCATCAAAATACGGTAGGTGCATCAACTTTTTTGCCTATTAGGAATAGTTTTCTCCAACTATTAAAAGCATAACTATGTATTCATCAACTATGCCATTATCAAAGTATATAATTGATTTTGCATGTTCCTGTCTaagtttgttattttagtatCAAAGTATATAGTTGATTGTACTGTACAAATTTAATTGAAATTTACAACTGTAGAAAACCCTGAATTCACTAGTTAAATGGTTGCTAAATTTTTCGGTAAACCATCCATAATTCTAGCAAGAATGCGAACATGGTGGAGTAACTAACAATTAGCTTCCATTTTTGCTATTGCATTTAATTACTCCCATAACAAGGCTTTAAGGAAGTGAAGAGTGCATGCTGCGGCAGTGGTCCTTTCCGAGGAACAAACAGCTGCGGAGGGAGGTGGGGAATAAAAGAATACGAGCTTTGTGGCAATCCACAAGATTATTCCTTCTTTGACTCCGTTCATCCAACTCAAGCTGCCAACCAGCAGTTCGCGGAGCTCATCTGGGCTGGACCCTCCAATGTTACTGGCCCTTATAATCTCAAGTCACTTTTTCAGCTTTCACTGTAACCTGCTCTACTCAAGATTGAAGTTCATTACTAAGGGACCATTTGTGACATTTATGTTTCTTAATTTCTGTTTTTACTTCAAGATAAAACAAAACACctgttaatatatatatatattggttgCCAAAAACAATACATAAATGTGTTTGTTTCATCATATTGTTCCATGAATAAATTGAAATAGACTGTTTGATGGAAGAGGATCTCTGTTTTTTGATTGCCAAACCTTGGGGAATTTACTTAAATCTCACAAGGTGCCAGGCTACCTAATGTTGAATGATAAGCTATTCAGATTCTTCTAAACTGATACCTGATTATAAGCTGCAGATGAGAAAGTGACCTCAAAGATCGTTGGGATCTGATCCAGCAAACAAGCAGATA from Coffea eugenioides isolate CCC68of unplaced genomic scaffold, Ceug_1.0 ScVebR1_1569;HRSCAF=2440, whole genome shotgun sequence includes the following:
- the LOC113755553 gene encoding GDSL esterase/lipase 2-like gives rise to the protein MTKEYRIKLKLANSCSQLCLVVVLVVLASLTIPADCFHHDDHYPEAIAALFVFGDSLIDPGNNNYINTSTGFQANFPPYGESFFKYPSGRFCDGRVITDFIAEYAKLPFIPPYLQIGYQYQLAYGANFASAGAGALVETYPGSVVDLKTQLWHFNEAEKLLISNIGRRGAERIVSNSVYLFSIGANDYFSDSRKSNIFKSFTPEDYVAMVVGNITAALEEIYKKGGRKFGVVNMPPLGCAPVYRAADLAAGGTGECNGQMTALAKLHNVLLSKGLEHLQKQLKSFRYSYFDFFAVFVDLFDNPSKYGFKEVKSACCGSGPFRGTNSCGGRWGIKEYELCGNPQDYSFFDSVHPTQAANQQFAELIWAGPSNVTGPYNLKSLFQLSL